The window GCTCACGTTCATTGATATATTTTTCAGCACTACTCAGCGGTTTCTTAACCTCAGCAGGCGTTGTTATTCCTCCTGCCCCAGCCATATCCCGTCGCAGTTGATCAGCACGTTCGGCTGTTTTGTGCTCCAGCTGGTCAGAAACATTACCCTGCAGTAACACTTCACTTCCTCCGGCGATGCGAACCATACCGAGTTCGGACATTGCTCGCAGACGGTTTTTTGCTGTGGGCGGCGGCTGGCGTCCAGGTCGCGCAACGTTGGGCTTACTATGTCCTCGTTCGCCATTTGGTTCGGCTGCTCGACTTCTCCCTGTACGGGGGTCATCACTCCTTCCTGGCTGGCTTCCTGCTGTAGTAACAGCATCGCCTGTGCCAGTTCGTCTTCCGCTGCTGCTGGTTCCATATCCGTTTCCGGCATCAGCGGAGGTGCTTCGTCCTGTGAATCCTGGCTCATTTGCCCCAGTAGCATTTCCAGTGCCGCTTCGTTCTCGTCCTGCATCGGTTCGTTCTGTTCCGGCATATCTTTGTCGTCTTTGCTCATTGTCTTTTTCCTCATTCATTCGGATAAATTTTTCAATCCGATCTCTGGTTGCGTAAGGACCGACAAACCAGGATTTCTTTTCGGTGTCCCACATGGCCCCGGCTTGTCGGGCTTTGCCTCGTTGCTCAAAGGGAATGTGGATGTATTCACGTTCGCGGGCCGCTTTTTTAGTCAGAATTTGTCTCAGCTTTTCCAGTTCAGGATCGGCAAATGACACGTTCAGCTCACGCGCAGCGGCTACCGCTACGATGCGTTTTTTAAACTCAAAACTGCCGTTAACGGTGAGTTTGTCTCCGTAACGGTGTTTAGCCATAAGCAGTGCGGCATGAAGACCGTCATCTCCGGCATCGCGGGATACATCCAGACGTTTACCACCGTCACGGATAGCACTCTCTCCCACGCGGTAAATAATCGTCCCTTCCTTCGTTACGCTGTCCGGTTTCAGTCCAGGGATACGGCCATCTTTTTTGACTTTATCGCCATGCAGAATGTTGGCCTCTTTTCGGGCCTGCTGTGCATTCCGCTGGCGTAAAGTTTTCAGCGCTTCATCATCACCACCTGCGGCTTTGAACTGCAGCCAGTCAGCCCATGTACGGCGTTTATGAATGTCATAAGCTGCCTGTCGGTCTTTTTTATAAATGGCATTTGCCCGTTCAAGTTCTTCCCCAAGTGCCTTACTTGCCAGACCATATAAATAGCGTTTATTCACGCCCGGCCCTTTCAGTAACTTGATAGCTGCTCGCTTTAACCGGCCTGACCTTTTGGCGTTTTCAATGAGGCGATCACGTTTAACCTTTGCCAGGCGCAGTGCTTCGTTACGGGCAGCTGTAAGCCGTTGCTGTTCACTCTGGTAGCGCCCGTAAAGATCTGA is drawn from Klebsiella aerogenes and contains these coding sequences:
- a CDS encoding relaxase/mobilization nuclease domain-containing protein — its product is MISRHIPMRNVKKSSFVELAKYLQDPQSKQERVGVIKVTNCHQENILDAARYDIEPTQRRNTRSEGDKTYHLVISFRPGEKPSQEVLDAAEERICEAMGYADHQRVSAVHYDTDNVHIHIAINKIHPQTHNIHTPYNDYKTRSAVCLALEKEFGLESDNHRASKTRSENNAADMERHSGRESLLGWIKRECADQLKSAANWQELHQAMRQNGLELRQKGNGFVITGPDGLAVKASSVDRSLSRAALEKKLGSFESSVPDTKPSRPSPEAIKQRFGSAAHVKRPGDRPPPMRENRQVNLGDVPVMQINSGKRYEGKPLGSQGASTSDLYGRYQSEQQRLTAARNEALRLAKVKRDRLIENAKRSGRLKRAAIKLLKGPGVNKRYLYGLASKALGEELERANAIYKKDRQAAYDIHKRRTWADWLQFKAAGGDDEALKTLRQRNAQQARKEANILHGDKVKKDGRIPGLKPDSVTKEGTIIYRVGESAIRDGGKRLDVSRDAGDDGLHAALLMAKHRYGDKLTVNGSFEFKKRIVAVAAARELNVSFADPELEKLRQILTKKAAREREYIHIPFEQRGKARQAGAMWDTEKKSWFVGPYATRDRIEKFIRMNEEKDNEQRRQRYAGTERTDAGRERSGTGNATGANEPGFTGRSTSADAGNGYGTSSSGRRTGTGDAVTTAGSQPGRSDDPRTGRSRAAEPNGERGHSKPNVARPGRQPPPTAKNRLRAMSELGMVRIAGGSEVLLQGNVSDQLEHKTAERADQLRRDMAGAGGITTPAEVKKPLSSAEKYINEREQKRLKGFDIPKHRGYNSTDKGLFEYAGQRKSGLETLALLKRDDEIVVMPVSDYTARRLSNLKVGESVTLTPSGSVRTTKGRSR